The Humulus lupulus chromosome 7, drHumLupu1.1, whole genome shotgun sequence region CCCCTTATATCAAAACCCCCACTACCAGAGAGGAGAATCGTTGAGAGAGAGAGCAAAAATCCACATTTACAATTTAAACTTTGGTTAATTCTatcttaattaatatataaagttTAGCCTTATTTAATTTATTCTGATCAatcaatattttattattttggttaTAAGAGTTTAAACTTTTTTTGTACAcgtttattttaaaatttcaatgatattaaaacacaatttaattgatcagattaaaaaaatagatgaattAGACATATAATTTGGGTGCTGAATGGAATGAAGTTATATggagtttttattttattttttaaaattttgttttcaCATTTATTTTTATCAATTCAATGTGGTGTTTTGTTGGGCAAGACAGGATATCAACTTAATTTAAAACgtgttataataattaataaataagtcaAAATTTTGAACTCTTATACTAAAGAATTGTTTGACATATTTGATTTGTTTAATAAACGTGCTACTACAATTCGTACACACGTGAGGATATAGGATAGGGGTAGGACGGAAGCCGAAACACTTTTTAGAGGTCTAaagataaaatatataaattattaagaGGACTAAAAagtaatttttgaaaaaaaatttggAGAAAATAATTGAAATACTGATTCTATTGTTGGCACcgtacttttttttttctcaccaCATCATCTCTTACTTAATAAATGTTTTCTAATTATATCTTTGTTGTGAATTTAGATAAATATCCTTATAAATTATTTAACAATAGAATAATATATTTTTACACAATTTTAACACAATTTGTTGTGAATTTAGATAAATATCCTTATAATGTTTTCTTCTTggcattttttaatttattaggggTGAGATAGTCTCCCCTAATATTAGAACTATCATTGCTAATAATattctttataaaaaaatttactaGATGTGATATTAGCAACGaacatgttttgtcgccgctaaAAAACATTTTTCTTGTAGTATCTGTAGATAAAAAAACTTTTCTTAGATTTCGAAGAAGAATGGATGCCCAAAACTAAAGACTTTCCTTTTGAAGAAGGAGCAGCGTTCCTACCTATCGAGTCTACAGATTTCCTCTTCCAAGCAGTGGACGGTGTCAAAAGCTTGGTTCCATCAAACTTTTTGTTGTGATTGTCCCCAGGAGAATATGCAGTGGGTTAAGAACAAATTCTTTTTATAGGAAGATTTGGTTTTGTTGTTATCGTTGCTTTGATCCATTCCCTAAATTTGCATTGGATCTTACCATTCACAAAAACTTTCTTTGCAATACACTCTCGAAGAGGATGACTAAGGATGCCACAATTATAACAAAGTTTGGGTAGCCTTTCGAATTTTAAGGCAACAAGGGTCTTGGGTTCACCTTCTATTAACCCCACCTTGATAACCCTTAGAAGCGGTTTGGAGATATCAATGGAAATTCTGACTCTAATGTATCTGCCCTTGTAATCCCCAGACACAATTGGGTCGACTTCGATGACCGAGCCAATGAAACTACCAGTTCCTTGTCATGCTTCCACTGATAAGCCACAAATAGGTAGGCTGTCATTTGATCCAAAAAGAAACATTAGTAAACTTCATAGAAGTGCAATCTCTGGTTCCTTTAGGCTCATCTAACACAAGAACTAATTTTTATAATATCCATGGCCCTCCCATCAAAACACGTTTTTTTATCGGATTAAAAAACAAACCTGAATAGAAAAGTGTTTGTCTTAAGAGATTCAACCTCGAAATGACCTTTTAATTTCCAAAATATATTGACTGCATGAACAACTGATTCACGTGGAATTAATTGAGTCGAGACAACATAGCCAACTAAAGATTTAGCAACATTGTCGACACCTTTGCAAATGATTAAAATGTCCAGATCTGCCTCAGGGACATTGTTGCGAATTTTTActactgcgcaagtatacgcaatcgaataaacaagtaatagtagtggaaatatattatcgttctgtcagggaattgatctaataattaccaatagcaaacttttatttctatttgactaatgaaatttttatgacaattaacaatgaacaataaactaagaaaacacaatttaattaacgaaatttaatataagcgaaagattagagtattctaatttcatcaaccttcaattctattcaatcaataatacaactaatatgtttttgtgatctatggttatagcaagtttactaatgacaattctattctctctcaagatataaaatattcagtttacttgcgaattttctacatgtctgtgataaattctacacataaaccgcattaagaacaaaaacctaattgctacacaaaccaatttgatactttcgttctaacttgaaatctatgtctattgtctaaagctattccaattctcacttttcagatattgaattaaaaccaataatcatgcaacatatagccaatcaattacaagcattaaacataagaacaatagataaccataaattcaaagattcatagaaattgcattaaagacgaatagaatattcagtgactacattaaaatactctaaatacgaatttagttcataatattaaacttcatcatccaatctaaaattcaaaaacataaaaataaacacaaacgaaataaacgtggattcttctctgtttctttccCTTTGCCGTTAGAATGCTTCCCCTTTCTCTGTCCCTTCCGATCTTCcttttattctttttacaaaaacctacgaatttccatgaaaatttccaaaaatgccctcgtgccgatatatcgcctatgatgctgcgatatatcgcctggtgaATTTTCTTGATGAAAACGCGAGTTTCTGATGTCATTTCTGCAAAGACAAAATTTGGAAATCCTtcttatgccgatatatcgcccaaggcaggcgatatatcgcctgtaccatatttccacatattggccaattttcggctactaaaaccaacatttatccaaattttcgaacaaatcagaattataacggcaaactgcacaagttcaccaaacagattaaatagaaactttctcttgagaaaaacaaccaaatcaatctgaaaatgttatcaataagcgtatattttgtacgcttatcagACATCCTCACCATCTTCGTCGATCTCAAGGGCATTGTAGAGTGCAGCAAGCTCATCATCATTCATGGTGGACGATGGAAAAACCAGTCGTAGATTTGATTGCTTCAGACCTTATATATCAAAACCCTCACTGCTAGAGAGGAGAATCGTTGAGAGAGAGAGCGAAAATCCACATTTACAGTCTAAACTTTGGTTAATTCTgtgttaattaatatataaagggttaattttatttaatgcattatggtcaattaatcttttatttttttggttaTAAGAGTTTAAACTTTTTTTGTacacatttatttttaaaatttcaatgaTAGTAAAATACAATTTAATTGATCAGATTAAAAAATAGATGAATTAGACATATAATTTGGGGATCACTTGAGAAGTAACAATTTTTAAGattgattaattaaaattagctactaaatatattttgtttaatattatcCATTATTATAATCGCATTTCTTATAGTACCACTTGAAAAGTACAATTGATTTGTGAATGTTTGAGCAAGAAAATGGTATGACATAATTAGTAactaaaatataaaaagaaaaaaattcaaaatatggcTACAAATAGaaaaattggtgaaaatgacttatatttttaagtaattttttactTTGGCCTACGTTTAATGTTTTTTGCAAAATGGTTTCTATCTAAAATTCGATCAGCAGTCTAAATTTTTTGACCTGCTGACTAAAATTTTTGATCGcctgtttgaatttttcgaccacctgtctataTTTTTtactagctgtctaaattatgagaggttattttgcaaaaaaaaatattaaaattaggctagagtgcaaaataattttaaaaaataggtcattttgccaAAGGACACTAATAAGAGAAGATCACTTTAAATGGGTACCCTAAGTAATTTTTACTATAATTTGGGTGCTAAAAGGAACAAAGTTAGATggagtttttattttatttttaaaaattttgttttCACATTTATTTTTATCAATTCAATGTGGTGCATTAATTTAAAACgtgttataataattaataaataagtcaAATTTTTGAACTCTTATACTAAAGAATTATTTGACATAATTGATTTGTTTAATAAACGTGGTACTACAATTCGTACACACACACGAGGATATAGGATAGGGGTAGGAGTAGGACGGAAGCCGAAACACTTTTTAGGGGtctaaacataaaatatataaataattgagAGGACTAAAAagtaatttttgaaaaaaaattggagAAAATAATTGAAATAGTGATTCAATTGTTGGCACCTTACTTTTTCTTCTCACCACGTCATctcttaattaataaatgtttTCTAATTATATCTTTGTTGTAAATTTAGATAAATATCcttattaattatttaacaatagaattatatatttttaaacaattttaacacataaactacataaaaaatatatattagctTTTTTAGCAATTATGAACGTTAAATAAATTATAGTTTAGTAATTTTTTATGAGGTaagttattattttaataaagcaTAATTGTAAAATAAGTGTGTTTTAAAATTTCtttataaaatagtaattttgtaCCAAATGAAAATTAGTAATGGgtgtgaaaataaaaaaataaattttaattgagTAATTAACTTACatgtaaaaattaatttttcaaaattgcaTATCATAATCAAACAGATAAGATCATCTCTAATGcaagatgtaaattttgtgtcaaatttagcacaaaaaatgAGCTAATGTTATATTTGGCCAAATATTTGTTATTGTGCTCTAATGTACAATAtgcaaattaacacaaaaaagttaataattcatttaatatttattgagaacatacaaaaattaatttattttattatccaAAATATATATACTCTAAGAAATTtgccattaaaaaaaataaaaagtgatatatgattggtcattaattgtcaactactcaattataataagagaaattggtgaaaatgacctatttttttaagtaattttgcattttGGCCTACTTTTGATAAGTTTTTACAAAATGGTTTCTATCTAAAATTCGACcaattgtctaaatttttcgattGCCTGTTTGAATTTTTCAACAATATGTCTAAATTAGTCGAGATAAATTTgtaaagaattattaaaactaggttagagtgcaaaataactataaaaaataagtcattttgctaAATGAATCTTGTAATAATTTGTGGTAatatgttaaataaaataataatatatattgatGTATCAAATTTGATACATGTTATATTTTATAcaaaatttggcacaacttttagtATATACTAAATTTGACACACTTTTTAAAACATACAAAATATAACATTGCACCATATCTTTTTTCACAATCCATTAAAAATTCTCTAACTATTCATctcatttaaattaaaattattactaGTTTTTAATTTGGCCGATTGAGTTTCACCCACCAACGGTTTAAAAATAACATTCAATTTAATGTAAAAAGTTGTTTATTGGCCAAAGATAAGTAGGAAGGAAGtagttgaaaataaaaaattggagAAAATCTTCACAGTAATAATTCAGACAATTACGGCGCGTGATCTCACGTCGCCATCTGTCCACCATGCCTACGGACACAACCACGAAATTACCACAATACCCCCACTCTACTCCCCACCACTTCCTAAAATCGCGAGGGCCTTACAGTAATTTCACCCAAAACCTCAATCTCCCAACGCTACTTAACTTATTCTCGACTTACTTTCCTCTGCAACTCAACTCAACTCAGCTCAGTCGCTACTTCTTCTCCAAATCCCATGGGCAAAAAGGTAAAATGGAGCTGGACCTCAGCCGCGCTCGGCGCGGCGTCGGCAGTGGCTGCGACGGCCATAATCGCAGCGAAGCCGAAGGACCCACACTTCGACCTCATCTCGATCAACTTCACCTCCTTCAAGCTCAAACTCCCAGTCGTCGACGCCGAGCTAATCCTGACCGTCCACATCACCAACCCCAACATCGCACCCATCCATTACTCCTCCACCACCATGTCCATCTTCTACCAAGGCTCGCTCCTCGGCTCGGCCGACATCAAGGCCGGCTCCCAGTCGGCCAGGTCCTGCAAGATGCTTCGGCTCCCGGCTCGGCTCGACGGCCTCCAGCTGGCTCAGCACGCTTCTAAGTTCTTCTCCGACGTGGCCAAGCGGGAGATGTTGCTCGACGCCGCCGTCGATATTGGTGGCACGGCCAAGGTCTTGTGGTGGGACCATAAGTTTAAGGTCCACGTGGATAGCCGCGTCACCGTTGATCCAGTTTTTCTTGATGTGATTGATCAGGAAAATAGGTCTGAACTTGATATTTTTgttaaagattaaaaaaaagTGGTATTTGTGAAAGATTGAATGAAATGAATGGATTTTAATTTTATGATTGGAATCGAAACTTACGACAACAATTTTatcttttacatatatatatatatgtattttttaatgtATTAAAATATTATGGGATGAAGAGAAAAACTAAAATTGAATGATTAATCCAAAATTATATAtttcaataaaattaaaattatttactcTAATTTTGCTTTTGCTTCTGCTTCTACTATAAGTAAGGTTGAATATTCTTTTTCCCAAAAAGTGGGATGTGCTTTATCTTTATCGCCGATAATCACTATTTCAACGtgaaaatcaatttttttttatttatttattttttgagtgaaaacgtgagtaatatttgaaaaaaattaaagggaattgttaaaaatattttgacaCAAAACTCATACAGGCCGGTCCACTTTAGGGGCCATAGTAGAAATTAGACTCTATCCCTAGTTTTAGAAATTTCatttaacttttatccatattttaaaatgtttatttttatacttagtaTTTTAACAAACTGTCTATTATACCCTTGCCATGTTTTTCTCTTTAATATTGTTGTGATTATCGATAGTGATGATAACAACAAAGGATGATAATATTGGGGCAAGATAGGGGAGGCACAGTGGCAGTGAGGCAGTAGTGCTGactctaaaagaaaaaaaatgagagaattGAGATGGAGGCATTGAAGAAAGTAAGAGGGGTAGTTTGGTCACTCGCTCGCTAAATATGGCCaagaatcaataaaataaattttgtatCTATTTGTAGTTAGTAAATAATAAAACTGGGTATCTTTTCAGTTTTTCCGCCAATATAATATAtggtattttataaaataaaactaTGTACAAAATTAGAAGCATTTTTTATAGAGAAATAATGGtagtttttta contains the following coding sequences:
- the LOC133789250 gene encoding uncharacterized protein LOC133789250, yielding MGKKVKWSWTSAALGAASAVAATAIIAAKPKDPHFDLISINFTSFKLKLPVVDAELILTVHITNPNIAPIHYSSTTMSIFYQGSLLGSADIKAGSQSARSCKMLRLPARLDGLQLAQHASKFFSDVAKREMLLDAAVDIGGTAKVLWWDHKFKVHVDSRVTVDPVFLDVIDQENRSELDIFVKD